In Pseudomonadota bacterium, one genomic interval encodes:
- a CDS encoding choline dehydrogenase, with protein sequence MDVNEYDYIVVGAGSAGCVLANRLTEDPSISVLLLEAGGRDWHPFIHMPAGLAKLVNIKWLNWGYETQPEPELESRRLYWPRGKVLGGSSSINAMCYARGHRADYDHWADLGNRGWSYADVLPFFVKAEHQERGASDYHGSDGPLNVQDLLHHNPLSEVFLEAAQQCGYTANDDFNGPTQRGFGYYQVTQKGGARWSTAAGYLNPAKPRPNLTIATKALTHRVLLEGQRAVGVEFFKGRYLQTARARNEVLLSAGAINSPQLLMLSGIGPGPVLSRCGVRVNHELPGVGRNLQDHLDICTLYRSKTDITYDRTNDLAVGLKYMLFHRGVGTSNIAESGGFVVSDLAEDDRPDLQFHFVPAMLDDHGRNRLAGAGFTLHCCALRPDSRGSIEIVSQDPKKYPAIKANYLSAPQDMDLMIEGIRLSRKILGAKAFDEYRAEEIFPGADVTSRSDLEAFVRRKAETIYHPVGTCKMGSDDMAVVDSELRVHGIEGLRVIDASVMPTLVSGNTNAPTVMIAERASTLIRNIAGYRTSQARTDAAA encoded by the coding sequence ATGGACGTCAACGAATACGATTACATAGTGGTCGGTGCCGGCTCGGCCGGTTGCGTTCTGGCCAATCGCCTCACCGAAGACCCCAGCATCAGCGTGCTTCTCCTCGAAGCCGGTGGTCGCGACTGGCACCCGTTCATTCACATGCCCGCAGGTTTGGCCAAGCTCGTGAACATCAAGTGGCTGAACTGGGGTTATGAGACACAGCCTGAGCCCGAGCTTGAAAGCCGACGCCTTTACTGGCCCCGCGGCAAGGTGCTGGGCGGGTCAAGCTCCATCAACGCCATGTGTTACGCCCGTGGCCATCGCGCGGATTACGATCACTGGGCGGATCTTGGGAATCGCGGCTGGAGCTACGCTGACGTGCTGCCGTTTTTCGTGAAGGCGGAGCATCAGGAGCGCGGCGCGTCGGACTACCACGGCAGCGACGGCCCGCTGAACGTGCAGGACCTGCTGCACCATAACCCGCTGAGCGAAGTGTTTCTGGAGGCAGCGCAGCAATGCGGATACACCGCCAACGATGACTTTAATGGCCCAACTCAACGAGGCTTTGGCTACTACCAGGTCACCCAAAAAGGCGGTGCAAGGTGGAGCACCGCCGCCGGCTACCTGAATCCGGCCAAACCCCGGCCAAACCTGACAATCGCCACCAAAGCACTGACCCATCGGGTCCTGCTGGAGGGTCAACGCGCCGTTGGGGTCGAGTTTTTCAAAGGTCGCTACCTGCAAACGGCACGCGCGAGGAACGAAGTGCTCCTCAGCGCCGGCGCCATCAACTCACCCCAGCTGCTGATGCTGTCGGGCATTGGTCCGGGCCCGGTGCTGAGCCGCTGCGGCGTCCGCGTCAACCACGAGCTGCCAGGCGTTGGACGCAACCTGCAGGATCACCTGGACATTTGCACGCTCTACCGCAGCAAAACCGACATCACCTACGATCGCACCAACGATCTGGCGGTCGGTCTCAAATACATGTTGTTCCACCGCGGTGTCGGTACCTCCAACATCGCCGAGTCCGGCGGTTTTGTTGTGAGTGATCTGGCGGAAGACGACCGGCCCGACCTGCAGTTTCATTTTGTGCCGGCCATGCTCGACGACCACGGCCGCAATCGGCTTGCCGGGGCGGGCTTCACGCTGCACTGCTGCGCGCTGCGGCCCGACAGCCGCGGAAGCATCGAAATTGTCAGCCAGGATCCCAAAAAGTATCCGGCCATCAAGGCCAACTATCTGAGTGCGCCTCAGGACATGGACCTGATGATCGAAGGCATTCGGCTGTCCCGCAAGATTCTCGGCGCCAAGGCGTTCGACGAGTATCGGGCCGAAGAGATCTTCCCGGGGGCTGACGTCACCAGCCGCAGCGACCTTGAGGCATTTGTCCGCCGCAAGGCCGAAACCATTTATCACCCGGTGGGCACCTGCAAGATGGGCTCAGACGACATGGCGGTGGTGGACAGCGAGTTAAGGGTTCACGGCATCGAAGGCCTGCGAGTCATCGACGCTTCGGTCATGCCAACACTGGTCAGCGGCAACACAAACGCACCGACGGTCATGATCGCCGAGCGGGCCAGCACGCTGATCCGCAACATTGCTGGGTATCGCACCAGCCAGGCGCGGACGGACGCCGCCGCCTGA
- a CDS encoding tryptophan 2,3-dioxygenase family protein, whose amino-acid sequence MKTPSTNFREVESDIRTNFKGAMAYGDYLHLDKILSAQEMRTDEHDEMLFVVIHQASELWLKLAVHEVSAAIRLIDEGQFRRAFKVLARVKEILNQMKQSWSILATMTPVDYLKFRDSLGNASGFQSVGYRSLEFLLGNKNAQAISVHKDRPSCTARLEALLAKPSLYDAAIAQLVRAGFAIDPELASRDPREPYQHNASVEAAWTKVYRFSDRFYDLYELAETLVDLEDAFQNWRFRHMYTVQRIIGFRRGTGGSSGVGFLKKALDTSFYPELLALRTNI is encoded by the coding sequence TTGAAAACCCCCAGCACAAACTTTCGGGAAGTTGAGTCCGACATCCGCACCAACTTCAAGGGCGCCATGGCCTACGGCGACTATCTTCATCTCGACAAGATTTTGTCGGCGCAGGAGATGCGCACCGATGAACACGACGAAATGCTGTTTGTTGTGATCCACCAGGCCAGTGAGCTATGGCTGAAGCTGGCGGTACATGAGGTCTCAGCCGCCATTCGGCTCATCGATGAGGGGCAGTTTCGACGCGCCTTTAAGGTGCTCGCTCGGGTCAAAGAAATCCTGAACCAGATGAAACAATCCTGGTCGATTCTCGCCACCATGACGCCGGTGGACTACCTGAAGTTTCGCGACAGCCTCGGCAACGCCTCGGGTTTTCAGTCGGTAGGCTATCGGTCGCTGGAATTTTTGCTGGGCAACAAAAACGCTCAGGCAATCAGTGTGCACAAGGATCGGCCGAGCTGCACGGCCCGACTCGAGGCGCTGCTCGCGAAGCCGAGCCTCTACGACGCGGCTATCGCCCAGCTGGTGCGCGCCGGCTTCGCCATCGACCCCGAGCTCGCGTCAAGGGACCCGCGTGAGCCGTATCAGCACAACGCCTCGGTCGAAGCCGCCTGGACGAAGGTCTACCGCTTCAGCGACCGCTTTTACGATCTCTATGAGCTCGCCGAAACGCTGGTTGATCTCGAAGACGCGTTCCAGAACTGGCGCTTTCGCCACATGTACACCGTGCAGCGGATCATCGGCTTTCGGCGGGGGACGGGCGGCTCCAGCGGCGTGGGCTTTCTCAAGAAAGCCCTGGACACAAGCTTCTACCCGGAGCTGCTGGCACTGCGCACGAACATCTAA
- a CDS encoding NAD(P)/FAD-dependent oxidoreductase, whose translation MSTRVVVVGAGPVGTLLAIMLARLGMRVDLLEARTDSRIHDVYEGRSINIALSERGWLALSRIGADEAVRAVSLPMSARAMHDRDGAVTRQPYGQLGQAIWSVSRAAVNEVLLNMADQEPNITLHFEAVLAAIDLPGRRAFFTRPEYSDLELSFDYLFGADGANSKVRRLLAVDHGAEVNVRRMGHSYLELNMPPAIDGGHALAKDALHIWPRGNYMLIALPNPDGSMTATAFLPDEGANSFSSLSDRRAVEAMFDQDFSDARPLLERPVQRFLQTRPSLLALAEVSRWVFAGRAALIGDSAHAIVPFYGQGLNCGFEDCRAFGDLFADYDGDWARTLEAYETVRKPNADALSELAMQNFTEMSELSGQPDFLLQKTIERDFHRAHPELWVPLYTQVTFLPEVSYSEALASGVRQQKIMDQVMALPWVADADRSGEVQQFLLDLVTNHHHDLKQPPPARLGEER comes from the coding sequence ATGAGCACCCGTGTGGTGGTCGTGGGGGCCGGGCCGGTCGGCACGCTGCTGGCAATCATGCTGGCGCGCCTGGGCATGCGGGTCGACCTGCTGGAAGCCCGCACTGACTCTCGGATCCACGACGTCTACGAAGGGCGTTCCATCAACATCGCCTTGTCAGAGCGGGGCTGGTTGGCCCTGAGCCGGATTGGGGCGGACGAGGCGGTGCGCGCCGTGTCGCTTCCCATGTCGGCGAGAGCCATGCACGACCGAGACGGCGCCGTGACCCGGCAACCCTATGGGCAGCTCGGCCAGGCGATCTGGTCTGTCTCGCGGGCGGCGGTCAACGAAGTGCTTCTGAACATGGCCGACCAGGAGCCCAACATCACGCTCCATTTTGAAGCTGTGCTTGCCGCCATCGATCTTCCGGGCCGGAGAGCCTTTTTTACCCGGCCGGAATACAGCGACCTTGAGCTTTCCTTTGACTATCTGTTTGGCGCAGACGGCGCCAACTCCAAGGTTCGCCGGCTGCTGGCCGTTGACCACGGTGCGGAGGTCAACGTGCGCAGGATGGGCCACAGTTACCTGGAACTGAACATGCCGCCGGCGATCGACGGTGGCCACGCGCTTGCCAAAGACGCGCTGCACATCTGGCCTCGCGGCAACTACATGCTGATCGCGTTGCCCAACCCCGACGGGTCGATGACCGCAACGGCGTTCCTGCCGGACGAGGGCGCCAACTCGTTTTCCAGTCTCTCGGACCGACGGGCGGTTGAGGCCATGTTCGACCAAGATTTTTCGGACGCCCGGCCTTTGCTTGAGCGGCCCGTGCAGCGTTTTCTCCAAACGCGGCCGTCGCTGCTGGCGCTGGCAGAGGTGTCGCGCTGGGTTTTTGCTGGACGGGCGGCGCTGATCGGCGACTCTGCGCACGCGATCGTCCCGTTCTATGGTCAGGGGCTCAACTGTGGGTTCGAAGACTGTCGGGCGTTCGGGGATCTGTTCGCTGATTATGATGGTGACTGGGCGCGGACACTCGAGGCCTATGAGACGGTTCGTAAACCCAACGCTGACGCGCTGTCAGAGCTGGCGATGCAAAATTTCACCGAAATGAGTGAGCTCTCCGGCCAGCCGGATTTCCTGCTACAGAAGACCATCGAACGGGATTTCCACCGCGCCCACCCGGAATTGTGGGTTCCACTCTACACCCAGGTGACATTTCTGCCGGAAGTCAGCTACAGCGAAGCGCTGGCGTCCGGCGTGCGCCAGCAGAAAATCATGGATCAGGTGATGGCGCTGCCGTGGGTTGCAGATGCTGATCGATCCGGTGAGGTGCAGCAGTTCCTGCTTGATCTGGTCACCAACCACCACCATGACCTTAAACAACCGCCGCCTGCGCGTTTGGGAGAAGAGCGTTGA
- the kynU gene encoding kynureninase codes for MFENTLNFARENDEKDSLAPWRSAFHHPVVDGQPLLYFTGNSLGLQPVAARKAVDHELGRWAKLGVEGHFSSKDPWYTCHKKLAGPMARVVGAQESEVVCMNSLTANLHFLFVSFYRPTPGRFKIISEAGMFPSDRYLLETQVLFHGFDPADAIVEIGPREGEHVVRHEDLLAAIEDCGDQLALLFLGGVNYYTGQLFNLQELTAAAHRVGAIAGFDLAHAAGNVPLSLHDDNVDFAAWCTYKYLNAGPGNLGGIFVHERHGTDFDGPRFAGWWGYDESKRFLMQPGFRPIPGAEGWQLSNPPVVEVAMLGASLAMFDEVGIVALREKSQRLTGYLLFVLQEEFGRRPELGLRSITPEDPAQRGCQLSVQLGGTDRSFFDRLRAEGVSADFREPDVMRFAPTPFYNRFEDIWLLGAILRRLLEEEE; via the coding sequence ATGTTTGAAAACACGCTGAACTTTGCCAGAGAAAACGACGAAAAGGATTCGCTGGCCCCGTGGCGCTCGGCATTTCATCATCCGGTGGTGGATGGACAGCCGCTGCTGTATTTCACCGGTAACTCACTCGGGCTCCAGCCGGTAGCGGCGCGCAAGGCGGTCGATCACGAGCTGGGCCGGTGGGCGAAGCTCGGCGTTGAGGGTCATTTCTCCTCAAAGGACCCGTGGTACACGTGCCATAAAAAGCTTGCCGGCCCGATGGCCCGCGTTGTGGGCGCCCAGGAGAGCGAAGTGGTCTGCATGAACTCGCTGACCGCTAACCTCCATTTTCTCTTTGTTTCGTTCTATCGGCCAACCCCTGGTCGCTTCAAGATCATCAGCGAAGCCGGGATGTTTCCCTCGGACCGCTACCTGCTGGAAACCCAGGTGTTGTTTCACGGTTTCGACCCGGCGGATGCCATCGTCGAGATCGGCCCGAGAGAGGGTGAGCATGTGGTCAGGCACGAAGACCTGCTGGCAGCGATCGAAGATTGCGGCGACCAGCTCGCCCTGCTGTTTCTCGGCGGCGTCAACTACTACACCGGTCAGCTCTTCAACCTCCAAGAGCTAACGGCGGCGGCGCATCGCGTAGGGGCTATCGCGGGCTTCGATCTAGCCCATGCGGCGGGGAACGTGCCGCTGTCGCTCCATGATGACAACGTGGATTTCGCCGCCTGGTGTACCTACAAATACCTCAACGCCGGGCCGGGCAACCTCGGCGGCATTTTTGTCCACGAACGCCACGGCACCGATTTCGACGGCCCACGCTTCGCCGGCTGGTGGGGCTACGATGAGTCCAAACGTTTCCTGATGCAGCCAGGATTTCGACCCATACCTGGGGCAGAGGGTTGGCAGCTGAGCAATCCGCCGGTCGTTGAGGTCGCGATGCTCGGCGCGTCGCTGGCAATGTTTGACGAGGTGGGGATCGTTGCGCTCCGGGAGAAGAGCCAACGGCTGACCGGCTACCTGCTGTTCGTGCTGCAGGAGGAGTTCGGCCGGCGCCCGGAGCTGGGACTTCGGTCGATCACGCCGGAGGACCCGGCGCAGCGTGGCTGCCAGCTTTCCGTCCAGCTCGGGGGAACGGACCGATCGTTTTTCGACCGACTGCGTGCGGAAGGGGTGAGTGCTGACTTCCGCGAACCCGACGTGATGCGTTTTGCTCCCACTCCGTTTTATAACCGTTTCGAAGATATCTGGCTGCTGGGCGCCATTCTGCGGCGCCTGCTTGAAGAAGAGGAATGA
- a CDS encoding 3-hydroxyanthranilate 3,4-dioxygenase, whose translation MSQRLSAFNFRQWIDDHAHLLKPPVGNKQVWEDSDMMVTVVGGPNQRTDYHDDPVEEFFHQLRGDMLLKIYDNGEHYDVPIREGDVFFLPKHVRHSPQRPQEGSVGLVIEPKRPPGALDAFEWYCFECGALVHRTEVVLTSLVDDLPPIFSAFYASEADRTCGRCGALHPGKTPPQGWVTLAPADADSPQDSPRGG comes from the coding sequence ATGTCACAACGCCTCAGCGCCTTTAATTTTCGCCAGTGGATCGATGATCACGCCCATCTGTTGAAGCCGCCCGTCGGCAATAAGCAGGTTTGGGAGGATTCGGACATGATGGTGACGGTGGTCGGCGGGCCTAATCAGCGTACTGACTATCACGATGATCCGGTCGAAGAGTTTTTCCACCAGCTGCGGGGCGACATGCTGCTGAAGATCTACGACAACGGTGAGCATTACGACGTCCCGATTCGCGAGGGTGACGTTTTTTTTCTGCCGAAGCACGTGCGCCACTCGCCGCAGCGCCCTCAGGAGGGAAGCGTTGGGCTGGTGATTGAGCCCAAGCGACCACCAGGCGCGCTCGACGCTTTTGAGTGGTATTGCTTCGAATGTGGCGCCTTGGTGCATCGGACCGAGGTGGTGCTCACATCGCTGGTGGACGATCTCCCGCCGATCTTCTCCGCGTTTTACGCCAGCGAGGCAGACCGCACCTGCGGTCGCTGTGGTGCGCTGCATCCCGGCAAAACCCCGCCTCAGGGCTGGGTCACGCTGGCGCCGGCTGACGCGGACTCCCCACAGGACTCACCGAGAGGCGGCTGA
- the panB gene encoding 3-methyl-2-oxobutanoate hydroxymethyltransferase, whose protein sequence is MSSQPAVPARKPVTITTLQTMKGKERFSCLTAYGYSEAYAVSDAGVEVILVGDSLGMVIQGHDNSLPVTIDDVAYHIRCVQRGNRGALLMGDLPFMTFYSEEVTLESAAALMREGAQIVKLEGGAWLAESTRLLTQRGIPVCCHMGLMPQSVNHLGGFRVQGRDPAKAQSIIDEALVLQDAGASMVLLECVPAELGARVTEALDVPVIGIGAGPETDGQIMVLHDLLGLYPGRPAKFVKNFLTGEVEGIQGAVRAYAEAVRAGTFPGPEHCYQ, encoded by the coding sequence ATGTCCAGCCAGCCAGCGGTACCGGCCCGCAAACCGGTCACCATCACCACGCTGCAAACAATGAAAGGCAAGGAGCGGTTCTCTTGCCTGACCGCGTACGGCTACAGCGAGGCTTACGCCGTCAGCGACGCCGGCGTGGAGGTGATTTTAGTGGGTGATTCCCTGGGTATGGTGATCCAGGGTCACGATAATTCGCTGCCCGTTACGATCGACGACGTGGCCTACCATATCCGCTGCGTCCAGCGAGGCAATCGGGGCGCCTTGCTGATGGGCGATCTGCCGTTTATGACCTTCTATTCAGAGGAGGTCACGCTGGAGAGCGCGGCGGCCCTGATGCGGGAAGGTGCGCAGATCGTTAAGCTGGAAGGCGGTGCCTGGCTGGCTGAGTCGACACGCCTGCTCACCCAGCGAGGCATTCCGGTCTGCTGCCACATGGGCCTGATGCCGCAATCGGTGAACCATCTGGGCGGCTTCCGCGTTCAAGGGCGCGACCCCGCCAAAGCGCAGAGCATTATCGACGAGGCGCTGGTCCTGCAAGACGCGGGCGCGAGCATGGTGCTGCTGGAATGTGTTCCGGCTGAACTGGGAGCGCGGGTGACCGAGGCGCTGGACGTGCCGGTGATCGGGATCGGCGCTGGTCCGGAAACCGACGGCCAGATTATGGTGCTGCATGACCTGCTTGGCCTGTACCCGGGTCGGCCCGCAAAGTTTGTCAAAAACTTCCTGACGGGCGAGGTCGAGGGCATCCAGGGAGCCGTCAGAGCCTATGCCGAGGCCGTCAGAGCAGGCACCTTCCCAGGCCCCGAACACTGCTATCAGTAG
- a CDS encoding LysR family transcriptional regulator — MHKINVDALDLNLLRVFDAVMLERNVTRAAERLYLSQPAVSHALTRLRHTLKDPLFVKGPQGMQPTPRAAELAEPINGALMALRDALDPTVFDPAESNRSFTIATHDYLTTVLMDRVAAHLSELAPGVRLHLKPTEGRALEMLDRQEAELAISAFGELGSRFAQQQLFEDGYVVLTRRDHALARGRITVKRFAQARHLLVSPRGDARGWVDTVLAGQGMTRQVAMVINHFAPAGQIVAHSDLVLTLPERVAERFCEDPTLVQHPCPLKPLETFTRTSMVWHRRFGQHPALDWLRGTLLKIASAA; from the coding sequence TGCTGCGCGTGTTTGATGCCGTGATGCTGGAGCGCAACGTGACCCGTGCCGCCGAGCGGCTGTATCTGTCGCAGCCGGCCGTGAGCCACGCGCTCACGCGTCTTCGGCATACGCTGAAGGACCCGCTGTTTGTGAAAGGCCCGCAGGGGATGCAGCCGACGCCCCGTGCCGCCGAGCTTGCCGAACCCATCAACGGTGCGCTCATGGCGCTGAGAGATGCGCTGGACCCAACGGTGTTCGACCCGGCCGAATCGAATCGCAGCTTCACCATCGCCACGCATGACTACCTCACGACCGTTCTGATGGATCGCGTGGCGGCCCATCTCAGCGAGTTGGCGCCCGGCGTTCGCCTCCACCTCAAGCCGACGGAAGGGCGGGCGCTGGAGATGCTCGACCGACAGGAGGCTGAGCTGGCGATCTCAGCTTTTGGGGAGCTGGGCTCGCGCTTTGCTCAGCAACAGCTGTTTGAAGACGGCTATGTGGTGCTGACGCGCCGAGACCATGCGCTGGCGCGCGGGCGGATCACGGTCAAACGGTTCGCCCAGGCGCGCCATCTGCTGGTGAGCCCGCGTGGGGATGCGCGGGGGTGGGTGGATACGGTTCTCGCGGGCCAGGGGATGACTCGCCAGGTGGCGATGGTGATCAATCACTTTGCGCCGGCCGGCCAGATTGTGGCGCACTCAGACCTGGTGCTGACGCTTCCTGAACGCGTGGCTGAACGCTTTTGTGAGGACCCGACATTGGTCCAGCACCCGTGTCCGCTCAAACCTCTCGAAACCTTTACCCGGACTTCGATGGTTTGGCACCGACGCTTCGGTCAGCACCCGGCGCTGGACTGGCTTCGCGGCACGCTGCTAAAGATCGCGTCCGCCGCCTGA